Proteins encoded together in one Dermacentor variabilis isolate Ectoservices chromosome 2, ASM5094787v1, whole genome shotgun sequence window:
- the ND-B8 gene encoding NADH dehydrogenase (ubiquinone) B8 subunit: protein MAGSRAAAKFGSHLKELRLHLCQKSAESAGAREFVMKHYRSVKNANPALPILIRECSGVQPKVYARYAFGKESHASLSGLSADQVMTTIEQMAQKTV from the exons ATGGCTGGTTCTCGGGCTGCTGCAAAATTTGGTAGCCACTTGAAGGAACTACGGTTGCATCTCTGTCAGAAGTCTGCTGAAAGTGCTGGCGCTAG GGAATTTGTAATGAAGCACTACCGCAGCGTAAAGAACGCCAACCCAGCACTGCCAATCCTGATACGAGAATGCAGCGGAGTACAACCTAAAGTTTACGCCCGATACG CATTTGGAAAGGAGAGCCATGCTTCACTCTCTGGGCTCTCAGCTGATCAAGTTATGACCACGATAGAACAGATGGCACAGAAGACTGTATGA